The following proteins are encoded in a genomic region of Sneathiella marina:
- the xth gene encoding exodeoxyribonuclease III gives MSKMRLVTWNVNSVRARLSHVENFVAENNPDILCLQETKVTDNEFPLKAFTKMGFEHHVIAGQKSYNGVAIFSKRPFSVCDGPLWCGKDDKRHLAIELENGIEVNNFYVPAGGDVPDVDENDKFAHKLDFMTEMTDWFTKRQSKNNKLVLVGDLNVAPYESDVWSHKQLLKVVSHTPIEVEHMDRIMNSHDWIDVMRHFVPEPEPLYSWWSYRARDWKAANKGRRLDHVWVTPALKPHLKAMDVLLEPRGWEKPSDHAPVVVDFDLKGLK, from the coding sequence ATGAGCAAAATGCGCCTTGTCACCTGGAATGTAAATTCCGTCAGAGCCCGCCTCTCCCATGTTGAAAACTTTGTTGCAGAAAATAATCCCGATATCCTGTGCCTTCAGGAAACCAAGGTCACCGACAACGAATTTCCATTGAAAGCTTTCACGAAAATGGGATTTGAACATCATGTTATTGCGGGTCAGAAAAGTTATAATGGCGTGGCTATTTTCTCGAAACGACCCTTTTCCGTCTGTGATGGGCCCTTATGGTGCGGCAAAGACGACAAGCGGCATCTGGCAATAGAACTGGAAAATGGCATTGAAGTGAACAATTTCTATGTGCCCGCCGGCGGTGATGTTCCCGATGTCGACGAGAATGACAAATTCGCCCATAAACTGGATTTCATGACAGAAATGACCGATTGGTTCACCAAGCGACAGTCCAAAAACAACAAGCTGGTCCTCGTCGGTGATTTGAATGTGGCTCCCTATGAAAGCGACGTGTGGAGCCACAAGCAGCTATTGAAGGTGGTCAGCCATACCCCCATCGAAGTCGAGCATATGGATCGCATCATGAATTCCCATGACTGGATTGATGTCATGCGTCATTTTGTGCCGGAACCAGAGCCACTTTATTCCTGGTGGAGCTATCGCGCCCGGGACTGGAAAGCCGCAAACAAGGGCCGCCGGCTCGATCATGTCTGGGTGACGCCGGCTCTCAAGCCGCATTTGAAAGCCATGGACGTCCTGCTTGAACCCCGCGGTTGGGAAAAGCCTTCGGACCATGCGCCGGTAGTCGTCGATTTCGACTTGAAGGGTCTGAAATAG
- a CDS encoding LolA family protein, producing MMRQLLKKLTPALAGLMVAGMPIIALAELSAADKIEITRAEAYLNDLKSMQAEFLQIDAFGGVTKGDVYMRRPGRMRFEYSPPAQILVVADGTWLVFHDKELKETTRLPLFTTPVSVLLKDEIKLSGDVTVTKVENDGKTLRITLVDTENPDEGSIMLVFADEPLKLRQWLVTDAQNNVTSISIGNIQRNLKLRPELFTFFDSDYE from the coding sequence ATGATGCGGCAGCTGCTGAAAAAACTGACCCCTGCCCTCGCCGGGCTAATGGTTGCCGGAATGCCAATTATTGCACTGGCCGAGTTAAGTGCGGCAGATAAAATCGAGATTACCCGCGCTGAAGCCTATCTTAACGACCTTAAATCCATGCAAGCCGAATTTCTGCAAATCGATGCTTTTGGCGGTGTGACAAAAGGCGATGTTTATATGCGCCGTCCCGGACGCATGCGGTTCGAATATAGTCCGCCTGCCCAAATCCTGGTTGTCGCCGATGGGACCTGGCTGGTTTTTCATGACAAGGAACTGAAGGAAACAACCCGGTTACCGCTGTTCACAACGCCGGTCAGTGTGCTGTTGAAAGACGAGATAAAACTCAGCGGCGATGTGACGGTAACCAAGGTAGAAAATGACGGGAAAACGCTCCGGATTACTCTTGTCGATACGGAAAACCCGGATGAAGGCAGTATTATGCTGGTGTTTGCTGACGAGCCCCTTAAACTGCGTCAATGGCTCGTGACGGACGCTCAAAATAACGTCACGAGTATCAGCATCGGCAATATTCAGAGAAATCTGAAACTCCGGCCGGAGCTGTTTACATTCTTTGATAGCGATTACGAATAG
- a CDS encoding DNA translocase FtsK produces the protein MMAKSRSSKSISLLPTGSVDFIHRRVIELAGLALLVLALICVLSLVTYSPADPNFNHATDGATSNLLGTGGAHLADLLLQTIGFGSIALILGLLAWAWRVMSHRGLPWGWIHLAVFPFGICFTSAMLAALPVADGWPLNSGYGGIVGEVIFNSIIVLGQKIGVPIHPAILGPVLFVFAAVLLLVSFGMSQQEWRVIGGGFRTILQTLLLAPGYLRGFRKKSADEDETEYDEIDAPVATPKKKSREKKVKKPVFRKSAEPHIEQRSSKTAVGKRVAAEKQPALDLGPSGEYQLPPLDLLSLPDTKLVAKPISEEALSKNARLLESVLDDYGIKGEISRVRPGPVVTLYELEPAPGLKSSRVIGLADDIARSMSAISTRIAVIPGRNAIGIELPNQRRETVFLRELLSAAAYESTSSKLTLALGKDIGGDLVVADLARMPHLLIAGTTGSGKSVAVNTMILSLLYRLSPEECRFIMIDPKMLELSVYDGIPHLLAPVVTEPGKAVVALKWAVKEMEDRYRKMAELGVRNVDGYNQRIREAKKKGEVLKRTVQTGFDAVSGEPVFEERGLDTDPLPMIVIIVDEMADLMMVAGKDIEVAVQRLAQMARAAGLHVVMATQRPSVDVITGTIKANFPTRISFQVTSKIDSRTVLGEQGAEQLLGQGDMLYMPGAGRVQRVHGPFVSDEEVEQVVTFLKSQGQPDYKNEVTEEAQGDFDGMSGAPGGGSSGDELYDRAVELVCRERKASTSFVQRHLQIGYNRAARIIDQMEKEGVIGSANHVGKREVLARDIDDREY, from the coding sequence ATGATGGCTAAAAGTAGAAGTTCCAAATCGATCTCTCTCCTGCCGACAGGTAGTGTGGACTTTATCCACCGGCGGGTTATTGAACTTGCCGGGCTGGCATTGCTGGTTCTAGCGCTTATCTGCGTCCTGTCCCTTGTCACCTATTCACCTGCGGATCCGAATTTCAATCACGCCACAGACGGCGCGACCAGCAATTTGCTGGGTACCGGTGGGGCCCATTTGGCGGATTTGCTGCTGCAGACAATCGGTTTCGGCTCGATAGCTCTTATATTGGGCCTTCTCGCCTGGGCCTGGCGCGTCATGTCGCACCGCGGTCTCCCTTGGGGTTGGATCCATTTGGCCGTCTTCCCGTTCGGGATCTGTTTTACCTCCGCCATGCTGGCGGCATTGCCGGTGGCCGATGGCTGGCCGCTTAATTCCGGTTATGGCGGCATCGTCGGCGAAGTGATCTTCAATTCAATTATCGTTCTGGGGCAGAAAATCGGAGTGCCCATTCATCCCGCCATTCTGGGCCCGGTTCTCTTCGTTTTTGCCGCCGTCTTGCTGCTCGTCTCCTTTGGGATGTCGCAACAGGAGTGGCGGGTTATCGGCGGTGGCTTCAGGACCATCTTGCAAACATTGCTTCTGGCACCGGGCTACCTGCGCGGTTTCAGGAAAAAATCTGCCGATGAAGATGAGACCGAATATGACGAGATCGACGCCCCTGTCGCAACACCGAAAAAGAAATCGCGGGAAAAGAAGGTCAAAAAACCCGTCTTCCGTAAATCGGCGGAACCGCATATCGAGCAGCGCAGCAGCAAAACGGCAGTCGGTAAACGTGTCGCTGCCGAAAAACAGCCTGCTCTCGACCTTGGCCCCTCCGGCGAATACCAATTGCCGCCGCTGGATCTGCTATCCCTGCCCGACACCAAGCTGGTTGCCAAGCCGATCAGCGAAGAAGCGTTGTCGAAAAATGCCCGATTACTGGAATCCGTGCTTGATGACTATGGGATCAAGGGAGAAATCAGCCGGGTTCGGCCCGGACCGGTTGTCACCTTGTATGAACTGGAACCGGCCCCAGGTCTGAAAAGTTCGCGGGTAATCGGCCTTGCCGACGATATTGCCCGTTCCATGAGCGCCATCTCAACCCGTATCGCCGTTATTCCGGGGCGTAATGCCATCGGCATCGAGCTGCCAAACCAGCGGCGGGAAACCGTTTTCCTGCGGGAACTGCTCTCCGCCGCCGCCTATGAAAGCACCAGTTCCAAGCTGACATTGGCTTTGGGCAAGGATATTGGCGGCGATCTGGTGGTCGCCGATCTAGCCCGGATGCCCCATTTGCTGATCGCGGGAACCACTGGTTCGGGTAAGTCCGTGGCCGTGAATACCATGATCCTGTCGTTACTATATCGCCTCTCCCCCGAAGAGTGCCGCTTTATCATGATCGATCCGAAAATGCTGGAATTGTCCGTTTATGATGGGATCCCGCATTTGCTGGCTCCGGTCGTAACCGAGCCGGGCAAGGCTGTTGTTGCCTTGAAATGGGCGGTGAAGGAAATGGAGGATCGCTATCGCAAGATGGCAGAGCTTGGCGTTCGAAATGTCGACGGTTACAACCAGCGCATCCGCGAAGCCAAGAAAAAAGGCGAGGTTCTCAAACGCACCGTGCAAACCGGTTTTGATGCGGTGTCGGGCGAACCGGTCTTTGAGGAGCGCGGTCTGGACACCGATCCGCTTCCGATGATTGTCATCATCGTTGATGAAATGGCTGACCTGATGATGGTCGCCGGCAAGGATATCGAGGTCGCGGTGCAACGTCTTGCTCAAATGGCCCGGGCGGCCGGCCTACATGTTGTCATGGCCACGCAGCGCCCCTCCGTGGACGTCATCACCGGGACCATTAAGGCCAACTTCCCGACCCGCATCAGTTTCCAGGTCACGTCAAAAATCGACAGTCGAACCGTCCTCGGTGAACAGGGCGCGGAACAGCTTCTGGGCCAGGGTGATATGCTCTATATGCCGGGGGCAGGACGTGTGCAGCGCGTTCATGGGCCGTTCGTCTCGGATGAAGAAGTTGAGCAAGTGGTTACTTTCCTGAAAAGCCAGGGCCAACCGGATTATAAAAATGAGGTTACCGAAGAAGCCCAGGGTGATTTTGACGGAATGTCCGGTGCACCCGGCGGTGGCTCCAGCGGAGATGAGCTATATGACCGGGCCGTCGAACTGGTCTGCCGCGAACGCAAGGCTTCCACCAGTTTTGTTCAGCGTCACCTGCAAATCGGCTATAACCGCGCCGCCCGTATCATTGACCAGATGGAAAAAGAGGGCGTCATCGGCAGTGCCAACCATGTGGGAAAACGGGAAGTTTTGGCCCGGGATATTGACGACCGTGAATATTAG
- a CDS encoding aminotransferase class I/II-fold pyridoxal phosphate-dependent enzyme translates to MLNSDLSQLRGSPFEALRALLGPLSAAPNLAPQTLTIGEPQHTPPQLMIDALRANEHLYGKYPPVGGSADLRSAITNWLDRRYHLPAGMIEADRHIAPVNGTKEALYMIAQVITERAGHNQAKPAILLPTPYYHVYHAAAVMAGADAVFMPATKQSGFFPDLDALDPDLLDRTTAFYLCSPANPQGTCASKDYLRRVLGLARKHDFMLVMDECYTEIYDQEPPAGILEICREDGGSLDHVLSFHSLSKRSSAAGLRSGFCVGQEDIIRNFLNLRNFAGAASPLPVCAAAAALWNDDAHVAENRALYRQKFDIAERLLAGRFDFYRPQAGFFLWLNVGNGVEATKRLWTEAALRVLPGAFLSVTDEQGVNPGDEYIRVALVGSADATEEALSRLVNSL, encoded by the coding sequence ATGCTGAATTCTGACTTATCACAATTGAGGGGATCCCCGTTTGAGGCCTTGAGGGCTCTATTGGGGCCCTTGTCAGCTGCGCCGAATTTGGCGCCGCAAACCCTGACCATCGGCGAGCCGCAACATACACCGCCTCAGTTGATGATTGATGCCTTGCGGGCCAATGAACATCTCTATGGTAAATACCCGCCGGTAGGTGGCAGTGCCGACTTACGCAGCGCCATCACCAACTGGCTGGATCGCCGCTATCATTTGCCTGCGGGAATGATAGAAGCGGACCGGCATATTGCGCCGGTAAACGGAACCAAGGAAGCCCTGTACATGATCGCACAGGTGATCACGGAACGGGCCGGACATAATCAGGCGAAACCCGCCATCCTGCTGCCCACCCCCTATTATCATGTCTATCATGCCGCCGCTGTCATGGCCGGCGCGGACGCGGTTTTTATGCCGGCAACCAAACAATCGGGGTTTTTCCCGGACCTTGACGCCCTCGACCCCGACCTGCTGGACCGGACAACAGCTTTTTATCTGTGCAGCCCGGCCAACCCGCAAGGCACCTGCGCCAGCAAGGATTATTTGCGCCGGGTGCTAGGGCTTGCCAGAAAGCATGATTTCATGCTGGTCATGGATGAATGCTACACCGAAATTTATGATCAGGAGCCACCGGCCGGTATTCTGGAAATCTGCAGGGAAGACGGTGGCAGCCTCGATCATGTCCTGTCCTTTCATTCCCTGTCCAAACGGTCCAGCGCCGCCGGTCTGCGATCCGGGTTTTGTGTCGGCCAGGAAGATATCATCAGGAACTTTCTGAATTTACGGAACTTCGCCGGGGCCGCGTCCCCCTTGCCCGTATGTGCGGCTGCGGCAGCCTTGTGGAATGATGATGCCCATGTGGCAGAAAACCGGGCCTTGTACCGGCAGAAATTTGATATTGCTGAAAGACTGCTGGCCGGGCGGTTTGACTTTTATCGACCGCAAGCCGGATTTTTCCTTTGGCTGAATGTCGGCAATGGGGTGGAGGCCACGAAACGCCTCTGGACGGAGGCCGCGTTACGGGTCTTGCCGGGCGCCTTTCTCAGTGTCACCGATGAGCAGGGCGTCAATCCCGGCGATGAATATATCCGTGTTGCCCTGGTTGGCAGCGCCGACGCCACGGAAGAGGCTTTATCTAGACTCGTCAATAGCTTATAG
- a CDS encoding ammonium transporter: MSDAITGSDVLFVLMGAIMVFAMHAGFAFLEVGTVQRKNQVNALVKILVDFGISTVSYFFIGYAVAYGVDFFVNAAVLSGTAETEGYAFASNGYDLVKFFFLLTFAAAIPAIISGGIAERAKFWPQLFATAILTALIYPFFEGIIWNGNFGLQEVITNIFGVGFHDFAGSIVVHAVGGWIALGAVLLLGARRGRYRKDGRVMGIPPSNIPFLALGSWILCIGWFGFNVMSAQSIGGISGLVAMNSLLAMVGGIIAALLVGKNDPGFVHNGALAGLVAVCAGSDIMHPIGALATGGIAGALFVFAFTLCQNKLKIDDVLGVWPLHGLCGLWGGIAAGIFGLEALGGLGGVSFMAQLVVSLIGCAYALAAGFVVYGLLKASMGIRLTEEEEFIGADLSIHKIGAYPEEDLR; encoded by the coding sequence ATGTCCGATGCGATTACGGGCTCTGACGTCCTGTTTGTTCTTATGGGTGCAATCATGGTTTTTGCCATGCATGCCGGATTTGCCTTTTTGGAAGTCGGCACCGTACAGCGCAAAAATCAAGTTAACGCCCTGGTCAAGATCCTTGTTGATTTTGGCATCTCCACGGTCAGCTATTTCTTCATCGGCTATGCCGTTGCCTATGGTGTTGATTTCTTTGTCAACGCAGCTGTTCTATCCGGAACCGCTGAAACTGAGGGCTATGCGTTTGCCAGCAATGGCTACGACCTCGTCAAATTCTTCTTCTTGTTGACATTTGCCGCCGCGATCCCGGCAATCATTTCCGGCGGGATTGCCGAACGGGCGAAATTCTGGCCACAACTTTTTGCAACAGCGATCTTAACGGCGCTGATCTATCCCTTCTTCGAAGGCATAATCTGGAACGGGAATTTTGGCTTGCAAGAGGTCATAACCAATATCTTCGGTGTCGGCTTTCATGATTTTGCCGGATCGATTGTTGTACATGCGGTCGGCGGCTGGATTGCCCTTGGCGCCGTCCTCCTGCTCGGTGCCCGCCGCGGACGATATCGGAAAGACGGCCGGGTTATGGGCATTCCGCCCTCGAACATCCCCTTTCTCGCCCTTGGGTCCTGGATCCTGTGTATTGGCTGGTTCGGCTTTAACGTCATGAGTGCCCAGTCCATCGGCGGCATATCCGGTCTGGTGGCGATGAATTCCCTGCTCGCCATGGTGGGGGGCATCATCGCCGCCCTCCTCGTCGGAAAAAACGATCCCGGCTTTGTCCATAACGGCGCGTTGGCAGGATTGGTCGCGGTATGCGCCGGCTCCGATATCATGCACCCGATCGGCGCCCTTGCCACCGGCGGTATTGCCGGCGCCCTTTTCGTATTCGCCTTTACCCTGTGCCAGAACAAGCTGAAAATTGATGATGTTCTTGGTGTCTGGCCCTTGCACGGTCTTTGCGGCCTCTGGGGCGGTATCGCCGCCGGTATTTTCGGGCTGGAGGCGCTCGGCGGGCTGGGCGGCGTCAGCTTTATGGCACAACTGGTTGTCAGCCTGATCGGATGCGCCTACGCGCTCGCCGCCGGGTTCGTTGTCTATGGCCTGTTGAAAGCCAGCATGGGTATCCGCCTGACGGAAGAAGAGGAATTCATTGGCGCAGACCTCAGTATTCACAAAATCGGCGCCTATCCGGAAGAGGATCTTAGGTAA
- a CDS encoding ammonium transporter has protein sequence MRNILNLKNAAAVTAAFMALSAAPAQAAVDAETAYVLNTFSFLVNGALVMWMAAGFAMLESGLVRSKNTATICLKNIALYSLAGLTFYLVGYNLMYLDVTGYVGSLSPFWGPDDAAALEGTFEEGGYSASSDWFFQMVFVATAASIVSGALAERVKLWSFLAFVVLLTAIIYPIQGSWVWGGGWLSEMGFSDYAGSTLVHSVGGWAALSGAIILGARKGKYAADGRVQPIPGANLPLATLGTFVLWLGWFGFNGGSVLALGSAASAIEMSNVFANTNMAAAGGVIAAMVMTQVLYKKVDLTMALNGAIAGLVSITAEPADPSMGMAVLIGAVGGVIVVLAVPFLDKLKIDDVVGAIPAHLFAGIWGTLAVAFSDPEATIITQLIGIVAIGAFALVLSTVFWFILKFTIGLRVDEEDEVMGLDKTELGLEAYPEFGRGSQTL, from the coding sequence ATGCGTAACATACTTAACCTAAAAAATGCGGCCGCCGTCACTGCCGCCTTCATGGCGCTCAGTGCAGCACCTGCTCAGGCGGCGGTTGATGCAGAGACCGCCTATGTCCTCAATACATTTTCCTTCCTAGTGAACGGTGCCCTGGTCATGTGGATGGCGGCCGGATTTGCCATGCTGGAAAGCGGCCTGGTGCGATCCAAGAATACGGCGACCATCTGCCTGAAGAATATTGCCCTTTATTCCCTCGCCGGGCTGACCTTCTATCTGGTCGGGTATAACCTGATGTATCTGGATGTTACCGGCTATGTGGGCAGTTTAAGCCCGTTCTGGGGGCCCGATGATGCGGCGGCTCTGGAGGGGACCTTTGAAGAAGGTGGATATTCGGCCTCGTCAGACTGGTTCTTCCAGATGGTTTTCGTTGCGACCGCAGCCTCCATCGTCTCTGGCGCCCTCGCCGAGCGGGTCAAACTCTGGTCCTTCCTTGCTTTCGTTGTCCTGCTGACAGCCATTATCTACCCAATTCAGGGATCCTGGGTATGGGGCGGTGGCTGGCTTTCCGAAATGGGCTTTTCGGATTATGCCGGATCGACCCTGGTTCATTCCGTTGGTGGCTGGGCCGCTTTGTCCGGCGCCATTATCCTCGGCGCCCGAAAAGGCAAATATGCAGCGGATGGCCGGGTCCAGCCAATTCCCGGTGCCAATCTCCCGCTTGCCACTCTTGGAACCTTCGTTCTCTGGCTGGGTTGGTTCGGCTTCAATGGCGGGTCCGTCCTGGCGCTCGGTTCTGCGGCCAGCGCCATTGAAATGTCCAATGTGTTTGCCAATACAAATATGGCCGCCGCCGGCGGGGTAATCGCCGCCATGGTCATGACGCAGGTTCTGTACAAGAAGGTCGACCTGACAATGGCGCTCAATGGGGCCATCGCCGGACTGGTGTCCATAACAGCCGAACCTGCGGACCCGTCAATGGGCATGGCGGTCCTGATCGGTGCTGTTGGCGGCGTCATTGTCGTGCTGGCGGTGCCCTTTCTCGACAAGCTTAAGATTGATGATGTTGTCGGTGCCATTCCCGCGCATTTATTCGCCGGTATCTGGGGCACCCTGGCCGTTGCTTTTTCTGATCCGGAGGCAACCATTATCACGCAGCTTATCGGAATTGTTGCCATCGGCGCCTTTGCCCTTGTCCTCAGTACGGTCTTCTGGTTTATCCTCAAATTCACCATCGGCCTACGCGTGGACGAGGAAGATGAAGTGATGGGGCTTGATAAAACAGAGCTTGGTCTGGAAGCCTACCCGGAATTTGGTAGAGGATCGCAGACCTTATAG
- a CDS encoding P-II family nitrogen regulator, translated as MKLVMAVIKPFKLDDVRDALTSIGVEGLTATEVKGYGRQKGHTEIYRGAEYAVSFLPKIKLEVAVKAELVEQTVEVIASAAKTGQIGDGKIFVYDLNNVVRIRTGETDADAL; from the coding sequence ATGAAGCTGGTTATGGCTGTAATTAAACCCTTCAAACTGGATGACGTGCGCGACGCACTTACATCCATCGGTGTTGAAGGACTGACCGCGACCGAGGTTAAAGGGTATGGCCGTCAAAAAGGGCATACGGAAATCTACAGGGGAGCCGAATATGCCGTCTCTTTTCTCCCGAAAATCAAACTTGAAGTCGCTGTAAAGGCCGAACTGGTTGAGCAAACGGTTGAGGTTATCGCCTCGGCCGCAAAAACCGGCCAGATCGGTGACGGAAAAATCTTTGTCTATGACTTGAATAATGTCGTCCGCATTCGCACGGGCGAAACCGACGCTGACGCACTCTAG
- a CDS encoding amidase has protein sequence MTKAWHEMTALELGHLIGECAIDPIDLAQYFYDRIEKADPQKRIYVRLTKERALAEAAAASERAKNGTRRSPLDGVSISWKDLFDTAGVATEAGAPLLEGRIPSEDAECLKRATRAGLVCLGKTNMPDIAFSGIGVNAWTGTGPNPHDKTVDRVPGGSSAGAALSVAQGLAAAGIGSDTAGSVRIPASWCGITGLKVTHDVISLKGVVPLSYSQDTIGPLTKDIADANALYAILSGEPAADLQGVSLQGVRILRATSQFDELTDPSIMAKFKEGLALLEAAGAEVTEGPVQAFDDVIDLSAKQGSPAAIEACMMYGERLHANPDGMYAPITQRILAAENYSAVGITALFDGMKRLEQEYLEQTAGYDLVVGPTQPQHPPEIAPLLENVDAYLAATLMSISLTRLGNLLKLCATTLPCGKLDGLPVGMMLMAPAHHEGKLLRLSAAAENVLTSMNA, from the coding sequence ATGACAAAAGCATGGCACGAAATGACAGCCCTGGAACTAGGGCATCTTATAGGGGAATGCGCAATCGATCCAATTGATCTTGCGCAATATTTTTATGATCGCATCGAAAAAGCCGATCCACAAAAGCGCATATATGTGCGCTTGACGAAAGAACGGGCCTTGGCAGAGGCCGCCGCAGCCTCCGAGCGCGCCAAGAACGGCACCCGGCGCAGCCCGCTGGACGGCGTCTCCATATCCTGGAAGGATCTTTTTGATACGGCCGGTGTCGCAACGGAAGCCGGCGCCCCCCTGCTGGAGGGGAGGATCCCGTCAGAGGATGCGGAATGCCTGAAGCGGGCAACAAGAGCGGGGCTGGTCTGTCTTGGAAAAACCAATATGCCCGATATCGCCTTTTCCGGCATTGGCGTGAATGCCTGGACGGGGACAGGCCCCAATCCTCATGACAAAACCGTCGACCGGGTTCCGGGCGGCTCTTCCGCCGGGGCCGCCTTGTCCGTGGCGCAAGGTTTGGCCGCCGCCGGCATTGGATCAGACACAGCAGGGTCCGTCCGTATTCCCGCCTCCTGGTGCGGGATTACCGGCCTGAAAGTTACCCATGATGTCATTTCACTGAAAGGCGTTGTGCCGCTTTCCTATTCACAAGATACCATCGGCCCCCTGACAAAGGATATCGCCGACGCAAACGCCTTATATGCCATTCTTTCAGGCGAACCTGCGGCGGATTTGCAGGGTGTTTCCTTGCAAGGGGTGCGGATCCTGCGGGCCACATCGCAGTTTGATGAGCTTACGGATCCATCGATCATGGCAAAATTCAAGGAGGGTCTTGCCCTGCTTGAAGCCGCAGGCGCTGAGGTCACCGAAGGACCGGTTCAGGCCTTCGACGACGTCATAGATCTGTCCGCCAAACAGGGAAGCCCGGCCGCCATTGAAGCCTGCATGATGTATGGTGAGCGACTTCACGCAAATCCGGACGGAATGTATGCGCCGATCACACAACGCATTCTTGCGGCTGAGAATTATTCAGCCGTTGGCATAACCGCGTTGTTTGACGGGATGAAGCGACTTGAACAAGAGTATCTGGAGCAGACAGCCGGATATGATCTGGTTGTGGGGCCAACGCAGCCGCAGCATCCTCCGGAAATTGCTCCGCTTCTGGAAAATGTAGACGCCTATCTGGCAGCAACCCTCATGTCAATCAGCCTCACGCGGCTTGGCAATCTCCTGAAACTCTGCGCGACAACCTTGCCCTGCGGCAAGCTGGACGGATTGCCTGTTGGCATGATGCTGATGGCTCCGGCCCATCACGAAGGCAAGCTCCTGCGCCTGAGCGCTGCTGCAGAAAACGTCCTCACATCGATGAATGCCTAA
- a CDS encoding FAD-dependent oxidoreductase — MKSADEKKVIKSDVLVVGGGLNGLPLAISLAAAGLDVVVLERQVPETLLSPEFDGRVSAIAHASRNLFRSAGIWDHVEEKQPMLDIRITDGPSKCFLHYDHRQLGDEPFGHMVENRYLRLAMSRRAAELESLRIIAPAEYLSIDRDTTGVTASLASGETLSARLVVAADGRQSPLRKLAGIKTVGWSYNQSGIVCTVAHELPHQGVAQERFLNPGPFAILPMTGNRSSLVWTEETARAKQIMALPDDDFQSEMAARFGDYLGALEVVGPRWSYPLSLHQSEQYMAERLALIGDAAHGMHPIAGQGLNLGLRDVAALAQVVIDASRLGLDMGGATVLEDYQRWRRFDSIALLAITDGLNRLFGSDIPAVRLSRDIGLAAVNKMPKLKGFFMEHARGTVGKMPRMLQGKPL; from the coding sequence ATGAAGAGTGCCGATGAGAAAAAAGTGATTAAGTCAGATGTTTTAGTTGTTGGCGGCGGCTTGAATGGTTTGCCCCTGGCCATCTCTCTGGCGGCTGCCGGTCTTGATGTTGTGGTGTTGGAGCGTCAGGTGCCTGAAACACTTTTGTCCCCGGAATTCGACGGGCGCGTCTCCGCCATCGCCCATGCGTCACGCAACTTGTTCCGATCCGCCGGTATCTGGGACCATGTTGAAGAGAAACAGCCGATGCTGGATATCCGCATCACCGACGGCCCGTCCAAATGCTTCCTGCATTATGACCATCGCCAGCTTGGAGATGAGCCTTTCGGTCATATGGTGGAGAACCGTTATTTGCGATTGGCCATGTCGCGGCGGGCCGCGGAACTGGAGAGCTTGAGAATAATCGCCCCGGCGGAGTATCTGTCCATTGACCGGGATACTACTGGCGTCACGGCGTCACTGGCGTCGGGAGAAACCCTTAGTGCCCGGCTGGTGGTCGCGGCCGATGGCCGGCAATCGCCATTGCGTAAACTGGCCGGCATCAAGACCGTTGGCTGGTCCTATAACCAGTCCGGCATTGTTTGTACGGTCGCCCATGAGCTGCCTCATCAAGGGGTTGCCCAGGAGAGATTTCTCAATCCGGGTCCGTTCGCCATTCTGCCCATGACCGGGAACCGGTCCTCTCTGGTCTGGACCGAGGAAACGGCACGCGCCAAACAAATCATGGCGTTGCCCGATGACGACTTTCAATCTGAAATGGCGGCGCGGTTCGGTGACTATCTAGGCGCGTTGGAGGTTGTCGGTCCGCGCTGGAGTTACCCCCTCTCCTTGCATCAATCGGAACAGTATATGGCAGAGCGGCTGGCCCTGATCGGCGATGCGGCCCATGGCATGCATCCGATCGCCGGGCAGGGGCTGAACCTTGGATTGCGGGATGTGGCGGCGCTGGCACAGGTGGTTATCGATGCCTCTCGCCTCGGTCTCGATATGGGCGGTGCGACGGTACTTGAGGATTACCAAAGATGGCGCCGTTTTGACAGCATTGCCTTGTTGGCCATAACCGATGGTCTCAACAGGCTCTTCGGGTCTGACATACCGGCAGTGCGGCTTTCCCGGGATATCGGGCTGGCGGCCGTGAATAAAATGCCCAAGCTCAAGGGCTTTTTTATGGAGCATGCCCGCGGGACTGTTGGCAAGATGCCCAGGATGCTGCAGGGAAAACCTTTGTAG